From Artemia franciscana unplaced genomic scaffold, ASM3288406v1 PGA_scaffold_32, whole genome shotgun sequence, a single genomic window includes:
- the LOC136041648 gene encoding uncharacterized protein LOC136041648, with amino-acid sequence MSDEEEVSYDAEVSVDDVMNWYSERVSEIWNMASVSCMDLGFPEIHEQIFKVNSGEQSNSSSKLNSLTFPLEGGPGSAAATLSTSAPVSTNTSGLTVTESANPLEISPTTRIEEILADDEFYISSEDEFEYNDSDFEFNENELKNQNTGIVNDSPKTNINCVKFDEPTNNDNVTEKS; translated from the coding sequence ATGTCTGACGAAGAGGAAGTATCTTATGATGCAGAAGTTTCAGTTGACGATGTCATGAATTGGTATTCAGAAAGAGTTTCAGAGATATGGAATATGGCCAGTGTTTCGTGCATGGATTTAGGATTTCCTGAGATCCATGAACAAATATTTAAAGTGAATTCAGGTGAACAGTCAAATTCATCTTCAAAATTGAACTCTTTGACTTTTCCACTGGAAGGTGGACCAGGATCAGCTGCAGCAACGCTTTCAACGTCTGCACCAGTATCAACAAATACCTCAGGATTAACAGTTACAGAATCAGCTAATCCTTTAGAAATCTCTCCAACAACTCGCATAGAGGAAATTCTTGCAGATGATGAATTCTACATTTCCAGTGAAGATGAGTTTGAATATAATGATTCCGATTTTGAATTTAATGAGAATgagttaaaaaatcaaaatactgGAATTGTCAATGACTCCCCAAAGACAAATATTAATTGTGTTAAATTTGATGAACCAACGAATAACGATAATGTTACCGAAAAGTCTTGA